A region from the Cannabis sativa cultivar Pink pepper isolate KNU-18-1 chromosome 9, ASM2916894v1, whole genome shotgun sequence genome encodes:
- the LOC133031281 gene encoding uncharacterized protein LOC133031281: MDAQRNVRRQGVMVETGGGRGGRNPQNPRGRSRGRGRAPRGGQEDPPKLRLIGTKGLLRCKPELRNKKMRFGDSVPASPEVPAKQHVVGNRMEPLYERFRKQAPPVFLGGPDVLKAEHWLTVIERIVNFMGVVVNDRVACATFQFQEDALVWWEMVSLTKDVARMTWEEFRDLFNAKYYNEAVRSAKRKEFVELVQGEGMLVTEYTTKFDRLAKLAFRIVPTNFSKKEKYLAGLNAKIKHDLVTTTNDTTTYAEMVDKALRAEGVVKFLQETRETTSAGGTTTLPISSPRNSTLEQKKRTFPSLGSSGQSKRFRGNQGKGATRSYVSSRVLNQLGRPSDVFEMGFGILLPNGELIISRKWVRSVLIRIEDRELSDDLVELPLAEFDMILKMGFCPNTLLILIVNEKCGCVGFLAIVVDSSKFVLLGPEEVKVVKEFLDVFPEELPGLPPQREIDFIIDLIPGAEPVSEAPYRMAPAELKELNIQL; this comes from the exons ATGGACGCCCAGCGAAACGTCAGAAGGCAGGGTGTAATGGTTGAGACTggaggtggtcggggtggtagaaatccccaaaacccccgtGGACGCAGTAGAGGCCGTGGTCGTGCCCCGAGAGGTGGCCAAGAGGATCCACCTAAGCTCCGGTTGATTGGGACCAAAGGTTTGTTgagatgcaagccagaattgCGCAATAAGAAGATGAGATTCGGAGACTCAG ttcCTGCATCTCCTGAGGTGCCAGCAAAGCAGCACGTTGTTGGTAACCGTATGGAGCCTTTATATGAGAGGTTtaggaagcaagcacctccagtatTTCTAGGAGGTCCTGATGTACTTAAGGCAGAACATTGGTTGACTGTTATTGAAAGAATAGTGAATTTCATGGGAGTGGTCGTAAATGACAGAGTGGCATGTGCCACGTTCCAATTTCAGGAAGATGCCTTGGTGTGGTGGGAGATGGTATCCCTCACCAAGGATGTTGCtagaatgacctgggaagaattccgAGATTTATTTAATGctaagtattataatgaggcggtccgcagtgcaaagcgaaAAGAGTTTGTTGAGTTGGTACAAGGCGAGGGTATGTTAGTGACTGAATACACGACcaagtttgatcgcttggctaagttagccttcAGGATTGTACCAACAAACTTTAGTAAAAAGGAGAAGTACTTGGCagggttgaatgccaagattAAGCACGATCTGGTTACTACAACAAATGATACCACAACTTATGCTGAAATGGTTGACAAGGCTCTTCGAGCTGAAGGGGTAGTCAAGTTCTTACAAGAAACTCGAGAGACTACTAGTGCTGGTGGGACCACTACTCTCCCTATTTCTAGCCCTAGAAATTCCACTTTGGAGCAAAAGAAAAGAACTTTCCCATCATTGGGGAGTTCAGGCCAAAGTAAAAGGTTTCGAGGAAATCAGGGTAAAGG TGCTACACGATCTTATGTATCATCGAGAGTTCTTAATCAACTTGGTAGGCCTAGTGATGTTTTTGAGATGGGATTCGGAATCCTATTGCCTAATGGGGAattgattatttcaagaaagtggGTTAGATCAGTGTTAATTAGAATTGAGGACAGAGAATTGAGCGATGATCTTGTGGAGTTACCATTGGCCGAGTTCGATATGATACTCAAAATGGGTTTTTGTCCAAATACTCTGCTAATACTGATTGTAAACGAAAAATG TGGGTGTGTAGGATTCCTAGCGATTGTAGTTGATTCTAGTAAATTTGTGTTACTTGGACCTGAAGAGGTTAAAGTGGTTAAGGAATTCCTGGACGTGTTTCCTGAGGAATTACCAGGGTTGCCACCTCAACGTGAGATAGATTTTATTATTGACTTAATACCTGGGGCAGAACCTGTTTCAGAAGCACCTTACCGAATGGCACCTGCAGAACTAAAGGAACTGAATATACAACTTTAG